The Fusobacterium necrophorum subsp. necrophorum genome has a window encoding:
- a CDS encoding DUF2273 domain-containing protein: protein MLEEYIARFVLHMSQNYRKYIGGFFGFFIGVLWLQFGFFPMLFVCLCSILGYKLGDFKIQKKIKRKILEKLKED, encoded by the coding sequence ATGTTGGAAGAATATATTGCAAGATTTGTCTTACATATGAGCCAAAATTATCGGAAATATATCGGGGGATTTTTTGGATTTTTCATTGGAGTTTTATGGCTACAATTTGGATTCTTCCCTATGTTATTTGTATGCCTTTGTTCTATCTTGGGATATAAACTGGGGGATTTCAAGATTCAAAAGAAGATAAAAAGAAAAATATTAGAGAAGTTAAAAGAGGATTGA
- a CDS encoding ATPase, T2SS/T4P/T4SS family yields the protein MEKLFIKYRKLGVSDLHIRENDRLCYRKDGDLYFSEEVISRQDIFSFCENLGIAKEEREKDISYEDVLGNRYRLNWAKGEKGSMLSVRIISEFLPEFPRELYTVLEDLYLSNSGLVLVTGSTGSGKSTTLRFFLEEYNRKHSKKIICLEDPIEFYYQEQKSLFFQREIGRDSESFQTAMKSALRQDPDILLIGEIRDLESLQSALYFAESGHLVFSTLHTGNCVESIHKILSLSPKEKQEEVRQRLSSSLRWMIAQELVRGKEKGRIALFELLKNTKAVANMIYSGRELQLPSILESSFSQGMCTKEKSREYWVQKRKLERI from the coding sequence GTGGAAAAATTGTTTATAAAATATAGAAAATTAGGAGTTTCCGATTTGCATATTCGAGAGAACGATAGACTATGTTATCGAAAAGACGGAGATTTGTATTTTTCTGAGGAAGTTATTTCAAGGCAAGATATTTTTTCCTTCTGTGAGAACTTAGGGATTGCGAAAGAGGAACGAGAAAAAGATATTTCTTATGAGGATGTTTTGGGAAATCGCTACCGTCTGAATTGGGCAAAGGGTGAAAAAGGAAGCATGCTCAGTGTGAGAATTATTTCTGAATTTCTTCCAGAGTTTCCCAGAGAGCTGTACACAGTATTAGAGGATTTGTATCTTTCCAACTCCGGCTTGGTTTTAGTCACGGGAAGTACAGGCTCCGGGAAGTCTACAACCTTACGCTTCTTCTTGGAAGAGTACAATCGGAAACATTCCAAGAAGATTATTTGTTTAGAGGATCCGATCGAATTTTATTATCAGGAGCAAAAAAGTCTTTTTTTTCAAAGAGAAATCGGACGAGACAGTGAAAGTTTTCAAACAGCTATGAAGTCTGCACTGCGGCAGGATCCGGATATTTTATTGATTGGAGAAATTCGAGATTTGGAGAGTTTACAGAGTGCCCTTTATTTTGCAGAGAGTGGCCATCTTGTTTTTAGCACCTTACACACGGGAAATTGTGTAGAAAGCATTCATAAAATATTGTCCCTTTCTCCGAAAGAGAAACAGGAGGAAGTCAGACAGCGTCTATCGAGTTCTTTACGTTGGATGATAGCACAGGAATTGGTAAGGGGAAAAGAAAAGGGAAGAATTGCCTTATTTGAACTGTTGAAAAATACAAAGGCAGTTGCGAATATGATTTATTCGGGAAGAGAATTGCAGCTTCCTTCTATTTTGGAAAGTTCTTTCTCCCAAGGAATGTGTACCAAGGAGAAAAGTAGAGAATACTGGGTACAAAAAAGAAAATTGGAAAGGATTTAA
- a CDS encoding helix-hairpin-helix domain-containing protein, whose protein sequence is MKYRVWTSILLLFFSFFCLTESSFSENEVKIIMSQGNMKEKQTGKLDINVADKGEFLAAGIASRYTDGILEYRALVGSFETLEEIKNIKGIGEATYHKLAKKLEVATKKSRNPLYINQADAKLLKYYGFSKKEIKEIERYREKIGRIENNIILRKIIGKKHYEKYKDLFRYSK, encoded by the coding sequence ATGAAGTATAGAGTATGGACTTCGATTTTATTGTTATTTTTTTCTTTCTTTTGTTTGACGGAGAGCAGTTTTTCAGAAAATGAAGTGAAAATTATCATGAGTCAGGGAAATATGAAGGAAAAGCAAACAGGAAAATTGGATATCAATGTGGCGGACAAGGGAGAATTTTTAGCGGCAGGGATTGCAAGCAGATATACAGATGGAATTTTAGAATATCGAGCTTTGGTAGGTTCTTTTGAGACTCTGGAAGAAATTAAGAATATTAAGGGAATTGGGGAGGCTACTTATCATAAATTAGCAAAAAAACTGGAAGTGGCAACGAAAAAAAGTAGAAATCCTCTCTATATCAATCAAGCGGATGCCAAATTGCTGAAATACTACGGTTTTTCTAAAAAAGAAATCAAAGAGATTGAAAGATATCGCGAAAAAATAGGAAGGATTGAAAATAATATCATACTGCGGAAAATCATTGGGAAAAAACACTATGAGAAATACAAGGATTTATTCCGTTATAGTAAATAG
- a CDS encoding YifB family Mg chelatase-like AAA ATPase, with product MNFCIYSSAYLGVTPYVIEVEVDIGRGLPTFSIVGLGDTAILESRYRVKTALKNSGYPLSPQRIIINLSPAGLRKEGAQYDFPIAVSLMYLSSYLKDPYQKLKQYLWLGELSLSGKLKSVRGLINTAILAKEKGFQGIVIPKENLEEASLIEGIRIIALSSLQEVQEFLLESGFRDDRISIVEEERDFPYDFSEVKGQSHAKRALEIAAAGGHNILLIGTPGSGKSMLAKRVLGILPPMSAEESIETTKLYSISGELNGKRFSWKQRPFRSPHHTTTEIAMIGGGKKMMPGEISLASGGILVLDEMNEFKKSVLEALRQPLEDRVVRITRAMYRLEYQADTILVGTSNPCPCGYAFEKNCRCTATEQYHYQKKLSGPILDRIDLYVEMKRLTEEELLEEREQESSKEIKKRVLLARKMQERRYENCFHNNAKMTQEERKKYCALSEEDKIFFKKALAKLEISARGFTKLLSVARTIADLAGREKLERKDVLEALSYRRKF from the coding sequence ATGAATTTTTGTATTTATAGTTCTGCCTATTTGGGAGTGACTCCCTATGTGATAGAAGTAGAAGTCGATATTGGTAGAGGGCTTCCAACATTTTCTATTGTCGGTTTGGGAGATACCGCCATTTTGGAAAGTCGTTACCGAGTGAAAACGGCCTTGAAAAATTCTGGGTATCCCTTGTCTCCCCAAAGAATTATCATCAATTTGTCTCCCGCCGGACTTCGGAAAGAGGGAGCTCAATATGATTTTCCAATCGCAGTCAGTTTGATGTACTTATCTTCCTATTTAAAAGATCCTTATCAAAAATTAAAACAGTATCTTTGGTTGGGGGAGCTTTCTTTGAGCGGGAAGTTGAAATCGGTAAGAGGACTGATAAATACTGCCATTTTAGCAAAAGAAAAAGGATTTCAGGGAATTGTCATTCCGAAAGAAAATTTGGAAGAGGCAAGTTTGATTGAGGGAATTCGGATTATTGCTCTTTCCTCCTTGCAGGAAGTACAGGAATTTTTATTGGAAAGCGGGTTTCGAGATGACAGAATTTCGATTGTGGAAGAAGAAAGAGATTTTCCCTATGATTTTTCTGAAGTCAAGGGACAATCACATGCAAAAAGAGCTTTGGAGATTGCAGCTGCCGGAGGACATAATATACTCCTCATAGGAACTCCCGGCTCGGGAAAATCCATGCTTGCTAAGAGAGTATTGGGAATTTTGCCCCCTATGAGTGCGGAGGAAAGCATTGAGACAACAAAATTATATAGTATTTCGGGAGAATTGAATGGAAAACGATTCTCTTGGAAACAAAGACCTTTTCGTTCCCCTCATCATACCACGACGGAAATTGCTATGATAGGAGGAGGGAAAAAAATGATGCCCGGAGAGATTAGTTTGGCTTCCGGCGGAATATTAGTATTGGATGAGATGAATGAATTTAAAAAATCGGTTTTAGAGGCATTGCGACAACCTTTGGAAGATAGAGTTGTTCGAATTACCCGAGCGATGTATCGCTTGGAGTATCAAGCGGATACCATCCTGGTAGGAACTTCCAATCCTTGTCCCTGTGGCTATGCTTTTGAAAAGAATTGTCGTTGTACGGCGACGGAACAGTATCATTATCAAAAAAAATTATCCGGTCCGATTTTGGATAGAATTGATTTGTATGTAGAAATGAAGCGACTGACAGAGGAAGAATTATTGGAAGAAAGAGAGCAAGAAAGTTCAAAAGAAATAAAGAAAAGAGTTTTATTGGCTCGAAAGATGCAAGAACGAAGATATGAAAATTGTTTTCATAACAATGCAAAAATGACACAGGAGGAAAGAAAAAAATATTGTGCTCTTTCCGAAGAGGATAAGATATTTTTTAAAAAAGCTCTTGCAAAATTGGAGATTTCTGCAAGAGGCTTTACAAAATTATTATCAGTGGCAAGAACCATTGCAGATCTGGCAGGAAGAGAAAAACTGGAAAGAAAGGATGTGTTGGAGGCTCTTTCTTATCGACGAAAATTTTGA
- the nusB gene encoding transcription antitermination factor NusB — translation MREKMTRREAREELFKWIFQTEIQGNSMEKAFEYSSLREEIEKDEVTKLFLERYRKGLAEHREEIETKIQAAMTDWDFSRIGYVEKSLLKLAVYEMYFEDLPVEIIVNEAVEIAKIYGDVKTHEFINGVLAKVIKMKQ, via the coding sequence TTGAGAGAAAAAATGACGAGACGAGAAGCAAGAGAAGAACTTTTTAAATGGATATTTCAAACAGAAATTCAGGGAAATTCTATGGAAAAGGCTTTTGAATACTCTTCCCTACGAGAAGAAATTGAAAAAGACGAAGTGACAAAGCTGTTCTTAGAGCGATACCGAAAGGGATTGGCGGAGCATAGAGAAGAGATTGAAACAAAAATTCAAGCTGCCATGACGGATTGGGATTTTTCAAGAATCGGATATGTGGAAAAAAGTCTTTTGAAGCTGGCTGTTTATGAAATGTATTTTGAAGATCTTCCTGTGGAAATTATTGTAAATGAAGCGGTAGAAATTGCTAAAATATACGGAGATGTGAAAACACATGAGTTTATTAACGGAGTTTTGGCAAAAGTGATTAAGATGAAACAATAA
- a CDS encoding coproporphyrinogen III oxidase, with product MRVMIPEALGEELVIEEIPNGVNIQIAGRKAKFCYSDLGKAVDDQKQTMVKLALLKAYQKDYVWGGLMGVRPSKIVRRFLREGFSYEETARHLEEFYLVKKEKAELLVEIVKKEERFLHRGASNLYVGIPFCPSKCSYCSFASYEITGGVGKYYREFVSTLEKEIRLTGEELRRNPQKIESIYFGGGTPSTLTEEDLEQILKVFREEIDFRDVKEFTFEAGREDSITRKKLEILKKYGVDRVSLNPQSFQEKTLKKVNRKFNRAHFEEVYQDCKKLGFIINMDFILGLPEESTEDMIDSLEQLKKFKVENITLHSLAFKRASKLAKGSQEREKIDRKRLEESIASLMKEKQLEPYYLYRQKNMLDWGENIGYAKLGTESIFNMEMIEENQNTIALGGGGISKVVVEEENGHDYIERFVNPKDPALYIREMEKRQEQKFALFKKYREGKYEV from the coding sequence ATGAGAGTAATGATCCCTGAAGCTCTCGGAGAAGAATTGGTCATAGAAGAAATTCCGAATGGAGTCAACATTCAAATTGCCGGGAGAAAAGCGAAATTTTGCTACTCCGATTTGGGAAAAGCGGTGGACGATCAAAAACAAACTATGGTGAAGTTGGCTCTCTTAAAGGCTTATCAAAAAGATTATGTTTGGGGAGGACTCATGGGAGTACGTCCCAGTAAAATTGTGAGAAGATTTTTAAGAGAAGGATTTTCCTACGAGGAAACGGCTCGTCATTTGGAAGAATTTTATTTGGTCAAAAAAGAAAAGGCGGAACTTCTAGTCGAAATTGTAAAAAAGGAAGAAAGATTTTTACATCGAGGAGCCAGCAATCTTTATGTGGGAATTCCATTTTGCCCCAGCAAATGCAGTTATTGTTCCTTTGCCTCCTATGAAATTACAGGGGGAGTAGGAAAATATTATCGAGAGTTTGTAAGTACTTTGGAAAAAGAAATTCGACTGACCGGGGAGGAATTACGAAGAAATCCTCAAAAAATTGAGTCCATCTATTTTGGAGGAGGGACTCCCAGTACTTTAACGGAAGAAGACTTGGAGCAAATTTTAAAAGTATTTCGGGAAGAAATTGACTTTCGCGATGTAAAGGAGTTTACTTTTGAAGCGGGTCGGGAAGACAGCATCACAAGAAAAAAACTGGAAATTTTAAAAAAATATGGAGTGGACAGAGTCAGTCTAAATCCTCAAAGTTTCCAAGAAAAAACTTTAAAAAAGGTAAATCGAAAATTTAATCGAGCTCACTTTGAAGAAGTCTATCAGGATTGCAAAAAATTGGGTTTTATTATCAATATGGATTTTATTCTCGGACTTCCGGAGGAGAGTACGGAAGATATGATAGACAGCTTGGAGCAGCTAAAAAAATTCAAAGTGGAAAATATTACTCTTCATTCTTTGGCATTCAAACGAGCCTCAAAACTGGCGAAAGGAAGCCAGGAGAGAGAGAAGATTGACAGAAAGAGACTGGAAGAAAGCATAGCTTCGCTTATGAAAGAAAAGCAATTGGAGCCCTATTATTTGTATCGGCAAAAGAATATGCTGGATTGGGGAGAAAATATAGGATATGCGAAGCTTGGAACAGAATCTATTTTTAATATGGAAATGATAGAAGAAAATCAAAATACGATTGCCTTAGGAGGTGGAGGCATCAGTAAAGTTGTGGTGGAAGAAGAAAATGGACATGACTATATTGAGCGTTTCGTGAATCCTAAGGATCCGGCTTTGTATATTCGAGAAATGGAGAAAAGGCAGGAACAGAAATTTGCCTTATTTAAAAAATATCGAGAGGGAAAATATGAAGTATAG
- a CDS encoding manganese efflux pump MntP family protein, with translation MNFIAIFLIGIGLSMDAFAVSICQGLIQSGHNKKEMEKIAFTFGFFQFGMTFLGGIAGKIVLPFVKGYEHIIPCIIFCGIAVFMLKEGWENRNSSCEVVSHLDSFKTLFLLGVATSIDALFVGITFALQVNYPLFWASILIGCTTFIISAIGYYFGKFFSNISKNKAYYLGSVLLFGLGIHSLIR, from the coding sequence TTGAATTTCATTGCAATATTTTTGATTGGAATCGGTTTGTCTATGGACGCGTTTGCTGTTTCGATTTGTCAAGGATTGATTCAGTCGGGACACAATAAAAAAGAAATGGAAAAAATAGCTTTCACTTTTGGCTTTTTTCAGTTCGGAATGACATTTCTGGGAGGAATTGCAGGAAAAATAGTGCTCCCTTTTGTCAAAGGCTATGAACACATTATTCCCTGTATTATTTTCTGTGGAATTGCTGTTTTTATGCTAAAAGAAGGTTGGGAAAATCGAAACAGTTCTTGCGAAGTAGTTTCTCATTTAGATAGTTTTAAAACTTTATTTTTACTGGGAGTCGCAACAAGCATTGATGCTTTATTTGTTGGAATTACATTTGCTCTTCAAGTAAATTATCCTTTGTTTTGGGCTTCCATTCTCATCGGTTGCACTACTTTTATAATTTCCGCCATAGGATATTATTTTGGGAAATTTTTTTCCAATATATCAAAAAATAAGGCATATTATCTGGGATCTGTTCTTCTTTTTGGGTTAGGAATTCATTCTTTGATAAGATAA